A part of Nocardioides sp. WS12 genomic DNA contains:
- a CDS encoding penicillin-binding transpeptidase domain-containing protein, whose protein sequence is MRRISVTLGSLLLVSGLAACSGQGDDEKLGRSLAVQLTAALAAAAAPDGEDAGNPQPDAFTTVDFGDVKGATVAEQYAAIIDDMDGIVPDIEVKKFSAEDGKGTATLGWSWPESKGAAWAYETEVALTEADDKWSVTWAPSIVEPTLQAGEILDAVTQPTDRGDITGAGGEVLVTERAVIRIGIDRTRVDAAKAPASAKALAELVDIDAPPFVKAVRSAGDRAFVEAITYREGEVPAAVQTGVRTIDGAHQVNDEIALAPTRDFAAPILGRVGPVTGEMVEKNPDKYRTGDIAGLSGLQSRYDDQLRGTTGRVVYAVPEDGETKKRTLYDREAAAGRPLSLTLDASTQKIAEDVLSGVRGVSAVVAIRPSDGAILAAASPEQNYAAYGQFAPGSTFKIVTSLALLRAGLTPDSPVECAPTTTVNGKRFKNYSDYPSSALGTIPLSKAIANSCNTALINARAKVDDGDLAAAAASLGLVIDHDLGFPAFFGEVPDPASETEAAADLIGQGKVLASPLAMAAVIASVQAGKTVVPRLLEQVDVSVPKEAAPLTADEAAALKKMLRGVVTDGSGRGLADVPGAPVIAKTGTAEYAADGTIKTHAWMVAAQGDLAVAVFVQTGVSGSQTAGPLIEDFLRRAG, encoded by the coding sequence CGGTCAGGGGGACGACGAGAAGTTGGGCCGTTCGCTGGCGGTCCAGTTGACGGCGGCGCTGGCCGCGGCGGCGGCGCCGGACGGTGAGGACGCCGGCAACCCGCAGCCGGACGCGTTCACCACCGTTGACTTCGGTGACGTCAAAGGGGCCACGGTGGCTGAGCAGTACGCCGCGATCATCGACGACATGGACGGCATCGTGCCGGACATCGAGGTGAAGAAGTTCAGCGCCGAGGACGGCAAGGGCACCGCAACACTCGGCTGGTCGTGGCCGGAGAGCAAGGGCGCGGCCTGGGCCTACGAGACCGAGGTCGCGCTCACCGAAGCGGACGACAAGTGGAGCGTCACGTGGGCGCCGTCGATCGTCGAGCCCACGTTGCAGGCCGGCGAGATCCTCGACGCCGTCACCCAACCGACGGATCGCGGCGACATCACCGGCGCTGGTGGCGAGGTCCTGGTCACCGAGCGCGCCGTGATCCGGATCGGGATCGACCGCACGCGGGTGGACGCAGCGAAGGCTCCCGCATCGGCCAAGGCACTGGCCGAACTCGTCGACATCGACGCGCCCCCCTTCGTCAAGGCCGTTCGGAGCGCCGGTGACCGGGCGTTCGTCGAGGCGATCACCTACCGCGAGGGCGAGGTCCCGGCCGCCGTCCAGACGGGCGTGCGCACCATCGACGGCGCCCACCAGGTCAACGACGAGATCGCCTTGGCGCCGACCCGCGACTTCGCCGCACCGATCCTGGGCCGCGTCGGACCGGTCACCGGCGAGATGGTCGAGAAGAACCCGGACAAGTACCGCACCGGCGACATCGCCGGCCTCTCCGGCCTGCAGAGCCGGTACGACGACCAGCTCCGCGGCACGACCGGCCGGGTCGTGTACGCCGTCCCCGAGGACGGCGAGACGAAGAAGCGCACCCTCTACGACCGCGAGGCCGCGGCGGGCCGACCGCTCTCGCTGACCCTCGACGCATCCACCCAGAAGATCGCGGAGGACGTGTTGTCCGGAGTCAGGGGTGTGTCGGCCGTCGTCGCGATCCGCCCCAGCGACGGCGCGATCCTGGCCGCGGCATCACCCGAGCAGAACTACGCCGCGTACGGGCAGTTCGCGCCCGGCTCGACCTTCAAGATCGTGACCTCGCTGGCGCTGCTGAGGGCCGGCCTGACGCCGGACTCCCCGGTGGAGTGTGCGCCGACCACGACCGTCAACGGCAAGCGGTTCAAGAACTACTCCGACTACCCGTCCTCGGCGCTCGGCACGATTCCGCTGAGCAAGGCGATCGCGAACTCCTGCAACACCGCCCTGATCAACGCCCGCGCCAAGGTCGACGACGGCGACCTCGCCGCAGCCGCCGCCAGCCTCGGGCTCGTCATCGACCACGACCTCGGCTTTCCCGCCTTCTTCGGCGAGGTGCCCGACCCCGCGAGCGAGACCGAGGCCGCCGCCGACCTGATCGGCCAGGGCAAGGTCCTGGCCTCGCCCCTGGCCATGGCCGCGGTGATCGCGAGCGTTCAGGCAGGCAAGACCGTCGTACCGCGACTGCTCGAACAGGTCGACGTGAGTGTGCCCAAGGAGGCCGCACCGTTGACGGCCGACGAAGCCGCGGCGCTGAAGAAGATGCTGCGCGGCGTGGTCACCGACGGCAGTGGTCGCGGCCTCGCGGACGTCCCCGGTGCCCCGGTGATCGCCAAGACCGGAACCGCGGAGTACGCCGCCGACGGCACCATCAAGACCCACGCCTGGATGGTCGCAGCACAGGGTGACCTCGCGGTCGCCGTGTTCGTGCAGACGGGCGTCTCCGGCTCGCAGACCGCCGGCCCGCTGATCGAGGACTTCCTTCGCCGCGCTGGCTGA